One window of Methanobacterium alkalithermotolerans genomic DNA carries:
- the sucD gene encoding succinate--CoA ligase subunit alpha — MIILDKNTKCLVQGITGKQGAFHTEQMLEYGTNIVAGVTPGKGGQKFGPVTVYDSVEAVKEVMDVNTSIIFVPAPFAKDAAFEAISQLDTVIIITEHIPVHDSVQIMEYAQKMNTTVVGPNTPGVISPGVGKLGIMPAHIFQPGNIGIVSRSGTLTYEFAHQISRSGKGQSSCVGIGGDPVVGLDFATVLQKFEDDPDTRAMVMIGEIGGNAEEKAARYIEKNISKPVIAYIAGTTAPPGKRMGHAGAIIEGDSGTAESKIQALEEVGVKVVEKPSDMVNIIKEF, encoded by the coding sequence ATGATAATCCTGGATAAAAATACCAAATGTTTAGTACAGGGAATTACCGGAAAGCAGGGAGCTTTCCATACCGAGCAAATGCTGGAATACGGTACCAATATCGTGGCGGGAGTAACTCCCGGTAAGGGAGGTCAAAAATTCGGACCGGTGACAGTTTATGATTCAGTAGAAGCAGTAAAAGAAGTCATGGATGTTAATACCTCCATAATATTTGTACCTGCTCCTTTTGCCAAGGATGCCGCTTTTGAAGCCATAAGTCAGTTGGATACCGTTATCATTATCACCGAACACATCCCGGTGCATGATTCGGTGCAGATTATGGAGTATGCCCAAAAAATGAATACCACCGTAGTGGGACCGAATACCCCGGGAGTTATCTCTCCGGGTGTGGGTAAGCTGGGTATTATGCCGGCCCATATCTTCCAGCCAGGGAATATTGGTATTGTATCCCGTAGTGGAACCCTCACCTATGAATTCGCCCACCAGATAAGCCGTTCTGGTAAGGGTCAAAGTAGTTGTGTGGGGATTGGAGGAGACCCGGTGGTGGGACTGGACTTTGCCACCGTACTGCAGAAATTTGAAGACGACCCGGACACCCGGGCCATGGTGATGATTGGGGAAATCGGAGGTAATGCCGAGGAAAAAGCCGCCCGGTACATAGAAAAAAATATTTCTAAACCCGTTATAGCCTACATCGCCGGTACCACTGCCCCACCAGGTAAAAGAATGGGACATGCTGGAGCTATAATTGAGGGAGACAGTGGAACCGCCGAGAGTAAAATCCAGGCCCTGGAAGAAGTAGGGGTTAAGGTGGTGGAGAAACCATCTGATATGGTAAATATCATAAAAGAATTCTAA